One window from the genome of Pseudoalteromonas sp. '520P1 No. 423' encodes:
- a CDS encoding DUF2867 domain-containing protein, whose amino-acid sequence MNFLFPNVRTLEAPVNDNLASKAESHYFRDALSAAITKSELSPSQLQHAIFAYMPNWVSSLMRLRNCIVKSFGFKVGADNLKPTSDELEVGDKAGFLTITEKSESEIISYSEDKHMTFYISVLKKSDEVIVSTLVNQKTLIGRIYVNSILPFHYIIARTVINNAIKANRI is encoded by the coding sequence ATGAATTTTTTATTCCCAAATGTGCGCACACTCGAAGCGCCTGTAAACGATAATCTAGCCAGTAAAGCTGAAAGTCATTATTTTCGTGATGCATTATCTGCTGCAATAACAAAATCTGAACTCTCACCTAGTCAATTGCAGCATGCCATTTTTGCTTACATGCCAAACTGGGTTAGCAGTTTAATGCGATTACGTAATTGTATTGTGAAATCATTTGGTTTTAAAGTAGGGGCAGATAACTTAAAACCAACCAGTGATGAATTAGAAGTAGGTGATAAAGCGGGTTTTTTAACAATCACTGAAAAATCAGAGAGTGAAATCATCTCTTATTCAGAAGATAAACATATGACGTTTTACATATCAGTATTAAAAAAATCAGACGAAGTTATTGTGTCTACTTTAGTAAATCAAAAAACACTGATTGGACGCATTTATGTAAATAGTATTTTACCTTTTCACTATATTATTGCGCGTACAGTGATAAATAATGCAATTAAAGCCAATAGAATATGA
- a CDS encoding PD40 domain-containing protein yields MNLKVSNDGKYLAYLWSEIESPVKVYLINLQTRENIFLHELNKAELTFALDWSKDNKKIVVADNNDLFHIDIESKQVDIITLPEDITPFYLAVGDTNKILLSTRNTQHYEILNVENLFTLEPLSYSIVFESDKSNFHPTVNRDELKSLYFVSQRSGQSQIWRGNQDQIEQISQFKDSSSTIKNLRLSNDQKYLLFVRNKKLQFINVYTKELHFVSEINDKNSQIFEFDLLTRKQSLISSTNGKNLISDKQGNVFYLSENSLKSVDGTYEKKVKIPDVGLVNLAIGKDYFYSTDGISTIYRMSLKSGEVSEVKLPFKSYSFAAADDERFLITKRAFKNTQIQRVIW; encoded by the coding sequence TTGAATTTAAAAGTATCAAATGATGGTAAATATTTAGCGTATCTTTGGTCTGAAATAGAGTCGCCAGTTAAGGTATATTTGATCAACTTGCAAACGAGAGAAAATATTTTTTTGCATGAACTAAACAAAGCTGAACTCACTTTTGCACTTGATTGGAGTAAAGATAATAAAAAGATTGTAGTTGCCGATAACAATGATTTATTTCACATTGACATAGAGTCTAAACAAGTTGACATTATTACTTTGCCTGAAGATATTACACCATTTTATTTGGCTGTTGGAGATACAAATAAAATCTTATTATCTACACGTAATACCCAGCATTATGAAATATTAAATGTAGAAAACTTATTTACATTAGAGCCACTTAGTTATTCGATTGTTTTCGAATCTGATAAGAGTAATTTTCATCCAACAGTCAATCGAGATGAGCTTAAATCACTTTATTTTGTATCTCAGCGTTCGGGTCAAAGTCAAATATGGCGAGGCAACCAAGATCAAATTGAACAAATAAGTCAGTTTAAAGACTCTAGTTCTACTATCAAAAATTTACGGCTTTCAAATGATCAAAAATATTTATTATTTGTTCGTAATAAAAAGCTTCAGTTTATTAATGTTTATACGAAAGAGCTTCATTTTGTTTCTGAAATTAATGATAAAAACAGTCAAATATTTGAATTTGATTTATTAACGAGGAAACAAAGCTTAATTTCGTCAACAAACGGTAAAAATCTGATATCGGATAAACAAGGTAATGTGTTTTATCTAAGTGAGAATAGTTTAAAGTCAGTTGATGGTACTTATGAAAAAAAAGTAAAAATACCTGATGTTGGCTTAGTCAATTTAGCAATAGGAAAAGACTATTTTTATAGTACGGATGGCATATCAACTATATATCGTATGAGTTTGAAATCTGGTGAAGTGAGTGAAGTTAAACTGCCATTTAAATCTTACTCGTTTGCTGCAGCTGATGATGAGCGATTTTTAATAACCAAGCGCGCTTTTAAAAATACGCAAATTCAAAGAGTGATATGGTAA